AATATCGTGTATGACTGGTCTACATGATATCTCATATATTGACAAGATATCATTGAGGACTGGTTCATTCCCTCAAAAAAGAGCTCAGTCATCTATGATATCCACattgtatatatcatatactaacagGGTATCATAAAGGATAGACTAGTTCATTCCTTCAACAAAACACTcatcagtcctctatgatacccatgTGATATATATCGATGCTAAAATGGTATCATTAGGGACTATTTCACTCCTTAAAAAGGATCCatgtcctctatgataccaaccagttatatattatatatactaaAAGGGTATCATAGAAGACTGTTTGATTCCTTTGAAAAAAGAGCTCAGTCCTCTACGATATCAAcctagtatatatagtatactgacagggtatcatagaggtctggctcattccttcaaaaaaaatcagtttGCTATGCCTGGTATATACCATACACTGACAAAGTATCAAAGAGGGTAGGTTTATTccttccaaaaaaattatataaaaaatacaacaataaAAATTAAGCTTAATTTTAATGTTTAAATCTATCTCTATATCACGTTTAGCAAGTTTTACCtataaaaaaagtataaaaaataGAGTCATATTTCAAatacaaattttatttcatttgtaAAATAAATTCCTTTTATAATTTAGGTGTTAAATAATATCATGgggattttaatatttttattacttCTCATTGtagtttaattatttaatttttatatattttattagtaTAAAAATAGTTAGctaatattttctttatatattttaatagaagaataaaaagacaaaaaaggggtaaagacaaaaaaaaaaataagaggatAAACAACGCTAATAGTATTTGTTGATGTCATGCTAATTGGAGCGGTTATAATTAGtgtaataaaatattcaagaatGATTGTGTAGGTAGAAAGGGGAACAAAGAAATTGAATATGACTAGGGAAGAATTTTAATGTTTGCCACAGAATTGTCACGGCTAATAATATAGCACTGAGGGGGTGTTTAGGGTAATTAGTTTTATAAGGGCATCTCCAACCCATTACATCATTTTTTACATCAAAATGGTGCAAACATTAAAATAATGCAAATTAACTCCAACCCATTGCATCattttttacaccaaaaaagaatattccttttatatttttctctctcttttatattatattattttcttttacttaaattttatttttaatttcataaaaaaaaaatcctttcttttttttcttttttacatatcCATCTCATGTAATTCATAATCCTTTGTTATATAatcatttaatataaaattattttataccataaaattttaaataatataaattgtaagcaaatattatacgttatacatattaatggataattcaaataaaagtgaaatcattgataaaatataattaaataaatactattacattaaggtagaatttattttaatttctacatAAATATTCAACTTCTATGATTAGTACGTTGCTCCCATAAATGCTCTACTAATGCATTACGAAGTGCAAAATGAGCatctttgttcttaatttttttgcGTCGAGCTAAAAATTATTCAAATCGATAATTTTCATCTACTACCATTTCTACTGTTAGAGTTGGACCTTCCCAAGCATCTTGAATTGGTGCATTAAGATCACGCTCATCCTCGATTATCATGTTGTGCAAGATAATACATGATGTTAATATATCATGTAGCACTTCTTTCTCCAAAAACGCGATGGAACTACAAAAAAGGTTTTAAATTTGATCATGTATGGGATATGATGAAGGATTTTGAGAAGTTTAAAGATGTCGATGCTGGAAGTAAAAAAATTCGAAAGCAAGGCTCTTCTTATATATCATCAGAGTCTGAGACTCCTACTCCTGATTCACCTCTAGTATCATCTCCTAActtatcatcattttcactaaATTTGAATGAGGATGTTGCAGGTGATTCCACATCATCACAACGACCTATTGGGGTGAAGAAAgcaaaattgaagagaaaattcGAAGAAGGTTTTTCATCTGCTATGCAAATGGTCCAATCAGAAAATAATCGGCTTGTTGAGTTGTTGGCAAAGTCAGGTGCAGACAGGCAGCGAGATTTGGAGATGAAAGATAGAGCTTTGAAActaaaagaatttaaagaagaaaataaaattttattgtcGAATTTAGATTCTATTGGTGATCCAAATATTCGTGAATTTATTCGACAAGAACAAAAACGAATAATGGATAAAAGAAGTCAACAATTTCAACAGCCACCACCACAACAATCCTCTGCCCCATACACTCAATATTTTAATGATATTGGTGGATCTGGAAACGACCTACCAGAGTACTAAATTATTGTtataattttctaaattattatgttgtttaatgtattttcaattttaatgtaTTGAACATTGTTGTGTTATTGATCATTGTGTTGTTATTGAACATTGTGTTATAATTGTGTTATATATTCgaaattattatgttattgaacGTTGTGTAATTTATTaacaacatattatattttatatttgcacttttcatttttgtgatggttatattttttaatacaattgtaacttataataaaattaacttacaattttatataaaataatatatacgaaaattaatttataaaacttacactccaaaattaagatgtaaaattaatattataagatattacataaaaaataattaggtatattaggaatctaaaattataaattaaaatttataatatgttaaattaaaagtgttatataataaaaaataataaaaaaatattaatgaataGTAATGGTGTAGATGAATAGGTATATTAGGAatctaaatgtaaaaattaaaatttataatatgttaaattaaaagtgttatataataaaaagaaaaaatttattaatgaaTAGTAATGGTGCAATGAACATGCACAAAAATGGTGCAAAAAAATAGTGCAAGGTTGGACCTCCAAAACACCATTTTTTGCACTAAAATAGCATTTGGTGCAAAAAATTGTGCAAGGTTGGAGGTGGCCTAAGGGGCAAGTACGGGTAAATAGCTTGATTTGGATGGGTAGTGTGTTGTTTTCCCTAAAATTTGATCCTCATATTCCGAAAGGTTCACGTAAATTGAAATCGAGGGAGTATAAGAGTTTGGCATGAACTCTTTGACTACTAGTCTTCAGAATCAGAttgtgttctttttttttttttttttttttttttttttgtggggggagGTGGGGGGTGGGGTAATAAAACTAAAGTTGAGTTTTCAAAGGATTtgagacttttcaaaataagtgtcgtcTTAACTCATTTTACGttcattaaaaaattaataaatacaatGTATAGTTTACTAGATTATTCATATTTATtagatgtttcttgaaaattaagcACTTTAAGTAGAAAGCTCTTTAATATAAAAGtatagttaaaaataattactaatttttgttttgaattcCTAAAGTGACTGACTTGgaacaaatttttttctaaaacgACATTTGCTTTGGGACGGAAGAATAGTAAGCATTCATTTATCAACAAAAAACTTTAGGTTCGAGTCCTAAAAATAAAGTCATTTTGGTAGGAAGCACTTAGTGAGACttttccaagaaacaaataagaattaGGAGTTATCAAGAGATTATGATTTCATTGTGTTGTGACATCCGATAAAATATAAGCGACATAATTTAAGTTATGAGTTCAAAGAAAAGTTTTTTTGAGCCGAGCATCTTtcgaaaacaacctctctacctcccaaaaTAAAGATAAGATCTACATACACTCTATCATGTCCGGACCCCACTTTGTGGAATTTCAttaggtatgttgttattgttgaaatTAAACAAAGGAAAGTTCAATGGTCAAAAGAACTACAATTCAGTTATTAAAGTGACATTATGGCTATTACTATCTAATTAAGCTTGTCTTAATTCTAGCTCGACTATTTGGAAAATAAATACTTCCTctatttcataataagtggtttttttagcttatgcacACCTCTTAATAAAGGGTTGACTCCTATAAAATTatgagtgtttttactaacttacccctaattaaatgcctagaaaaagaaaaactacttaataattcttgattatgtaaagggtaattttaaaataagatcaattttttcttgaaattctaaagcaccactattttaaaacaaaatgaaaagcctaaaacaCCATTTATTTAGTAACGGAGGGATTATGTTTCATGGGTTAGTTCAATGGTCAAAAGAATTACAATTCAGTTAGAATTCAAGTGTCTTTTTGACTATTATTActcctccgtccatttttacctGTCCTGtatccacttttacttgtccagtttgaaagagataatttatcattttatacctattttacccttatgaTTAATTATTAAGTTGAAAACTTCAAGGAATTGTTAGTGGTTGCacaacttttaaattttgtttgattgattttaaCCATTAGGTGACTTAATTAGGGATGAcatagtaaaattgtcattttatttataaCTCCTTAAGGGTTGTATTAAGTTAATACATGACAattaaaaatggacggagggagtatcaaaTTATGTTGTTCTTAACCCTAACTAGACTATTTAGAAAAAATAGATACTCCCTCAGTCCAAAAATAGTTGTCTTGTTTTGCTTCTCGAGAGTTAATTTAGCTAATTTTCGGAGCTAAATTGGACTAGATTAACCTAATATTCTAAAAATCAATATTTAGCCATTCAAAAACTATACTAAAGCACTATAAGTTGCATCTCTTCTGATATTAAGATATCAATATGGTGAAAACACATCTTAAATTGTGAGTCGGAAAGAGCATGTTTCATAGGACAGTTCAATGGTCAAAAGAACTACAATTCAGTTAGAATTCAAGTTACTTTATGGCTATTACTATCAAATCAAGCTTTTCTCAACTCTAGCTCGACTACATTTGGAAAAGATAAATACTCCGATGCTTTTTTCTTGTGTTGTCATTAATCCTTTTACTTCAGCGTAACAAAAAATATGGCTGTCTATCCCAGGTATGTTGCTTAGGAGTTTTAGAAATTGATTcctctaattttattttatttttaaataatgatGTATATATTCTCTATGTGAACTACCTTTCACTAGCACAGGTACCTTGATCATGAAAGCTTAAGCAGAGGCcagagggaagaaatcacctaatttcttttgtctttattgggattatggttgatctaCTATATAATTATCAgtcacttcattgaccactagccACATCCTTTGATGCGTCAAACTTGTTAACTTCCACTTCTACCTTTTGACTCAACAACTTCAGGGCAGCCACAAAGGGTCTGGCAATTCACTCCTAACTAACTTCTGAAGTACTCTAGTCAACAATATTACAAATTAAATTGATTTAAAGCAACTTAAAATCCCAAATACTCCCCAGATAATGGCGCGTAAGAATCTCTAGCTTtatgttaaaagaaaaaaaaggaagatacattcgaaatgaaagaaaataggAGATATTTTCCATTATGTGATAATTGTTATTAACATTGTACATTATTGAAAGTTTACAAAGAGACCATTTGGTGTAAAAGACATGAAATTTGCTGCGAACAACTGTTAGCACACTCAAATTACGTGTGCTTCGTTCTTCTTCAGCTCGTCAATCAGCTCAAGAGATGAAATTGCAGCAAATAACAGTTAGTGCACTCAGATTACGCGTGCTTCATTCTTCAGCTTGTCAACCAGCTCATCCACAGATGAAAGGATGACACCAGATTTCCTTTTGGGAGGTTCGGTTACTTCAACTACTTCCAAATCGGATTTGATCTCAACGTTCAAGTCTTTCAGTGTGAATTTCTTAATTGGCTTCGACTTTGCTTTCATTATGTTGGGGAGTGTTGCATATCTTGGTTGATTCAGCCTCAAATCAGTGCTGTTTCCACAATGGAGATGTCATAAGTACACAGATCTAATATCCAACTACCAAGGTAACATAAGCAACTTGAGCAGAGAGGACAAAGACGATGAGATAAGTTTTTTGGAATTTCATTACATGGCTAATATTGGACATGGATTTAGAAAGCCCATCATCAAAAAATATGCTTCTCAAATCTCCTGGTAAACTAAGTTGATTAATATTGATGCTTCAATATTGAACGACATGCATATAGTTTTTCTCAGCATTAAAACTGTTATCAATGTCTTTAGGATTTGGAGCATATTAAATAGCTTAGATCGAGGGCCAACAAATTTAGGACTATTTCGGTCTTGCTTATGATATCTAACCATTTTCCTGTGAAATAAACTAAGTAACAACATCTTAAACTATAAGCAAACTACATTCCTACAATCAATATTTGACTAAACAGTTCGACAGTACACATTTCCAAAGCTATGGCAGTATTCTGTTTCTGGTGCAGAAAAAGTTTGG
This portion of the Lycium ferocissimum isolate CSIRO_LF1 chromosome 1, AGI_CSIRO_Lferr_CH_V1, whole genome shotgun sequence genome encodes:
- the LOC132068070 gene encoding uncharacterized protein LOC132068070, whose protein sequence is MMKDFEKFKDVDAGSDSTSSQRPIGVKKAKLKRKFEEGFSSAMQMVQSENNRLVELLAKSGADRQRDLEMKDRALKLKEFKEENKILLSNLDSIGDPNIREFIRQEQKRIMDKRSQQFQQPPPQQSSAPYTQYFNDIGGSGNDLPEY